A region of the Oncorhynchus clarkii lewisi isolate Uvic-CL-2024 chromosome 4, UVic_Ocla_1.0, whole genome shotgun sequence genome:
agctcgagctcagtgaagttggatggagagcatttgtgaacagcagttttcagttctttccacagattctcgattggattcaggtctggactttgacttggccattctaacacctggatatgtttatttttgaaccattccattgtagattttgctttatgttttggatcattgtcttgtttgaagacaaatctccgtcccagtctcaggtcttttgcagactccatcaggttttcttccagaatggtcctgtatttggctccatccatcttcccatcaattttaaccatcttccctgtccctgctgaagaaaagcaggcccaaaccatgatgctgccaccaccatgtttgacagtggggatggtgtgttcagctgtgttgcttttacgccaaacataacgttttgcattgttgccaaaaagttcaattttggtttcatctgaccagagcaccttcttccacatgtttggtgtgtctcccaggtggcttgtggcaaactttaaacaacactttttatggatatctttaagaaatggctttcttcttgccactcttccataaaggccagatttgtgcaatatacgactgattgttgtcctatggacagagtctcccacctcagctgtagatctctgcagttcatccagagtgatcatgggcctcttggctgcatctctgatcagtcttctccttgtatgagctgaaagtttagagggacggccaggtcttggtagatttgcagtggtctgatactccttccatttcaatattatcgcttgcacagtgctccttgggatgtttaaagcttgggaaatctttttgtatccaaatccggctttaaacttcttcacaacagtatctcggacctgcctggtgtgttccttgttcttcatgatgctctctgcgcttttaacggacctctgagactatcacagtgcaggtgcatttatacggagacttgattacacacaggtggattgtatttatcatcattagtcatttaggtcaacattggatcattcagagatcctcactgaacttctggagagagtttgctgcactgaaagtaaaggggctgaataatttcgcacggccaatttttccgtttttgatttgttaaaaaagtttgaaatatccaataaatgtcgttccaccaccaaagttcaagggggccgaatactttcgcaaggcactgtatgtatatatatatatatatatacacagtatataaataaaaagtatatatttgtttgttttttccagtcggataaacacttcAAACAGCCTACCCAACCACTCGGAGGAGTCCTCATGGTCCTAAAGCGCACCGTTGCcctgtatcacattccaatgatagaACTGGGGGGGAACAAAAATGAAATTTCAGAATTTCCCAAGTATAAGTTACGACCCCGCTGCTCTCTCTCACCTGATGTGGCCAGCTTGCACCTTCCTCCCAGCCAGGTGAGTGTGCAGTGCCACGGAGAACACAGagaggtcagggacagggtcaggcaTGATCTGGGGAAAGACAGAAAGCAGGCTCATTTTGAACAAAATCCTGTTTTGTTGAATTCAGAGATGGCTATGCATAGTATACCAGAAAGGAAAGAGTAAGCTGGCGCTTTCCTTTTTTGACGACAATCTGCTCTACAATGTCATCAAAATCAACCATCCTTCTTCAATCTAGTGTCAAAGGGCACTGAACTTACGTCTGAGAAGTGTGATGTGTTGCAGAGGCCGTAGCTGTGGAATGCTGTGGCATTGGGAGGGATAGCGTAGCCCCAGCCAATGGCCACCATTAGGCCTGTAGTCATGATGCCCACGTCATGCTGCCTGAGCTGGGCAGTGTAGTACAGCCTCAGGCCTGAGCTATCCCTCCGGcctgcagggggagacagaggagaagacgTGATGATGAGGGCTTTAGATGATCGCTAAATTCAATCCAAGTCTTGGAGAACCTCAGGGTGTGCAGCCTTTGTTCTGTTCAAGGACTAGCACATGGTTCACCTTTCATCAAGATTGGAGCGGGGTAAACCTGTTAATCCTGTGTTAGTGGAATGGAACATTTTAATTATTAGCTAGTGAATGGTTACCTGCTTCTTGGGCCAGGTTGTTGTAGTGAATTTCCAGCCTGTAGAACTCATCATTATTCTGTCCTCCAATAGGGATCCCAGCTATTTCTGGAAGCTCTCCTGGAAGCTCTCCTGGAATGGAGAAGACAATGTAGAGACAGAGATAAGACTAGCATGTGTGttcatgcatgcatgtgtgtatatTCATGTTTTCAGAAGGGGGcagtctctcacccctcctcccaccccccaGGCAGACACCACTCTGATGCAGTCCTCCCCTGATCCTTCCGTGTAGCATTTCTTCTCGTAGGTCTGGTTCACAGAGGAGGGACAGCCATAGAGAAGCATGTGGTGGACCAAGTCCAGGTGCTCAATCACCGGCTCAATCTgagcgacagggagagagaaggaggcatAGAGAGAAGAcgcagggagagggaagagatgacTCCAATGACAAACGTATGATGTAATTGCAAAATGATTAGACCATGAAATGAGAGAGGGCTCATTTACCCGATAGATATGATTTTTGCCGTTGAGCTTTGGCACCTTCATGACCTTGCAGTGGTAGTATGTACGTTCGGCAGGGACAGTAACCTGCAATGGAAGAAGGACTACTGTGTTAACGACGCAGTCCGGGATCTTAAGTACAACagatttgtaacatattgtatgaattggATTCATAACCTATCATACGAATTGCAAAGAAAATAACAGATGATAATAAGAATTTGCAGGACATAACATTTCATACAAAACGGATGAAGTAGTACACAAAAAACAGGGACCCGTCTTGGCTCgtgagcaccactttcaaaactactggctgaaattatacagaAGTTCTGGAGCATCACTTTAATAGTATAAGTGTTGCCAGTCCATTCTGTTCCACAGTCACATGTTGTAGACTAAAGATACCACCTCCTGTATATTCAATATCACAATATTAATTCAAATTAATTTCATTCAATCATCTTTGACCTGTTCCACCCCAGGAGTAAAGTAAAATATTTGACTTCAAACTAAAAGTCCTGCTGTGCCTGATCTAGAGGAAATAGATGATTCCCCTTCAGGACATGTGTGTGAGGTCACTCTTACATTCTCCACAACGAAGTCTAGATAGTTGCTGTCTGGGGGGCTGGATCTGGGCATGAACTTGAGTAGATTGACCTCCTTGGTCCCCCTTCTATTGGCATGGTACCTTATGTCATCAGACGTACCATAGGCATAGATCAGCTTCACTGGACTGTCCTGTGAGAAGGatggaacaaaacaacatcaattgacataaaacatacaaaaatcacaGAGTGAGGACTAGGTGTGAATAAAAGGCCTAGAAGCCAGTAGACACTTAGTAGGGCCTGCATAATTTAGTGGCATTGGTGTTTTGACACTTGTTATGGCACCATTGTCTTTATTAATGCTGTTTTTTGTGAACCATCTAGGGTTACAACTGCTCACTTTTGAAAATGTTTGCCTGCCTCCCTGTGTTTAGGCCATTGTTCCAATCCTCTGATTAATTGTGTTGAATTACTCTAAATAAAATAATCAGTAGGTGCATGTAAACCAGAGATGGTCTCCAGAGTGCTTTCAAAGAGCAGGTACATTAGATTGAACACACTGAACAGAAGATAAATTAATCCGGGGATTAGGAGGAAACTGGAGCTTTGCATGGAGGCCTGTAGTTATATTATGAGAAGATGTAAAAGTACAAACAATGAAGCACAACAATGAAATGCCAGACCACAATATAGTGTAAAAAGATTGTGGTCCAAACAATGGAACGTATCACACCTTAAACTAGGCATTGAACCATGGGAACGGCCATAGGAGCAGATCTTATTTCTCAGGGGTGTGAGCGCCTGAAGGCCATACCATTATTACCATGGCAGCAGACGGGGAAAGGATATTTTGGCCCACCATCACTTGAGAAACTAACTAACTCTATTATGTGTTATAAAGAACACATTTATTTAGGTTAAAAGGGAACAACTCTCAAAACCGGCTTAGGTTGCTTAGATATTTGTAAACTAACCTTTTATGAATAGAAATAGTCAATCATGATAACGGGACATGAATTTCCTCTTCCATCCTTTCAAGACTTTTAGTACAGATTACTTGTTAacagtttgtgtctgtgtgaaaaCGTTGACTTACGGGGATGTGGAAGTCTTCCTCGTCACAAGACTGGATGGGCCTCCTGAAGGTCATGGTGGTTTGACCATCTGCCTCCGTCAGGGACAGGAGGGTGTAGCTCTGTTTCTTATCCACCAGGGGAAATGAGTTCCCTGTGGCATAATAATCctgaaagagagacaacacagaaATACTGAAGTTATCTGGAGTCTATATGAAGCTTAATAGAGTTCTGTGTTGTTAAACAAAAATGTTGTAGCGTTTCTGAAGGAGCAACACATTCACAGGTAACTTTAAATAGTAATTTAATCTTCCAACGGTTTGCAGGTGTTGAAAACCAATACACCTACAACTCCTCCTTCtttgggtcggcaggtagcctagcggttagagcgttagtccagtaaccgaaaggtaaaaatatgtcattctgcccctgaacaagtcagttaacccattgtaggccgtcattgcaaataagaatttgttcttgcctagttaaataaaggtaaaaatatacTCCATATGACAAGATCAGTGttccccaacagcacacatttttgcaGTAGCACCGGACaatcacacctgattcaacttttCAACTAATCAAGTCCTTAATGAGTTGAATCAGATGAGCTTGTCCagggcaacaacaaaaatgtgtgctgttgggggtacttgaggactggagttgggaaacactgaacTAGATAATCAtgattactgctactactatagccACTTCACTGTTACAGTAGCCTACTTCTATCCCTACAATATAACTACTGCTATTCCTGCACGTAACagaacaacaactactacaataCATTACCACTCGTTATCTTGTGTCTAATAGTAATAGATTAGAAAGTAGAATAACAGGTTAATAGTTTAGATACCATGAAATAGGTGCCATTTGGTCCGACCCCTCCCATAACGATGTCTGATGCTGCCATGCCTCCATTTGGGCTGAACCCGAATCCCAGCCAGCCAGTGGTCTTGACGGTCAGCTGGAACATGATGGTGCCCTGGACCTCACTGAACCCCCACTTCAGGATGACGTTACGGTCTGCGTCAAGGTTCTCCATGAAGGGCATGAGGGGGTCTTGCTGTGCCCCTGTCCCTGGAGGCCAAGCCAGGAgcagggagagaagtagagggatcATACTGTCTTGTCACCCTCAGATAGACCCTGAGACCTCTacctgctgagagacacacactccCAAACAAACAGCTGTTTCTAGCACCGCTAAGATTctgatacacactcactcactcaaacaaCAGAGTCCTAACAGGGTCgctacacgctcacacacactccctaGCTCTAACTTTTCTGAGATGCTTTTCTGAGATGTTCTCTCTCCTTTtgccaccctcctctcctcctcctgggtCCTTCCtacctcctccttccttccttcctcataTAAACCTGTTCCTACAGATCCCTCCTGCCCAAATGACACTGTCAGTGGATTAATGGAAGTCCTGAGTCTGGAGTCATATGCTGTAGGAGTGATATATGatacgaggaggagaggaggggtgccTTTGATTTGGAGTCGGGGAACAGGTGAACAGTTCTGTAGGTTTTGATCCAAAAGAATGAAAGGAATCCCAAAAAACATGTTCACATTGGGACAATGTGTAGGCTCCACACATTGGTCCAATGCACCTTTGCTCATAGGTTCCACATTGCCCCCAAGGCATGAGCCGAGTGTGGGAAACCCATATCTGGTGAGGGCAGCCCCCATCTTTTCTCAGTAAACATTCCCACATTGGCACTGTACAGAATTCCGCCTCCTGGACATTATGGGCATACAGTGTTTCTAGCCTCTGATTGGCCAGTTGGTCCGACCCATGCTCTTACAAGGGTATAAATAGATCCCAGTCCCGGACCGTCCTTTGTCCCTGCGTGATTTGTTGTGAGAGCATGGTCAGACTTATGCCTTTGGGATGTGTAGAAAAACATAAGTTCACTATTGTTATTATTGCAGTGTGTGCTAGCTTAGTTTAGGGTTTATTTAGTTACTCCttgttgttattgtgttattgttacctTCGAAACAAAGTCGTTTGATATTGGGGACGCTGACGTAGATAGATGAAGTTAACAAGCTAGCTAGTTTCATAATTATCTCCATCACGGTATGGTATTTGGTCACGGTATGGCGCTGGTATTTGCTAGTGTGATATATTACTGCTTCCCTGATTTGGCCATGAGAATGTTGTCATGGCGTTGATATTTTCCACGGCAAACTAAATTGTGTTAAGCCGTAAGCACAGCTGGTTCTCTAAAAACAACTAGCTAACTCAGGAACGCTTAACTCCGTTCTCTTATATTGAGGCggttcggaatgtattcagaccccttgactttttccacattttgttacgttacagctttattctaaaattgatacaattattttttccccctcatcaatctacacacaatacaacataatgacaaagtgaaagcaggtttttataaattgttgcaaattaaatcaaattaaaaacagaaatactttatttacatgagtgctcagaccctttgctatgagactcgaaattgagctcaggtgcatcctgtttccattgattgctATGTAGAGTAGGTAGACAGGCAGTGAGGCATTCAGttattcagttactgttcgattgaacgttaggctgggaaaaacgagtgacctaagcgactttgagtgCCAGGCACGCCAGTTCCAGTATCTAAGAAATGGATGGCCTCCTGGGCCTTTCatgcacgacagtgtctagggtttacagagaatggtgcgacaaacaaaaaacatccagtcagcagcagtctTGTGGGCGAAAAAAAGCTAGTTGatgagagaatggcaagaatcgttcAAGCTAAGAggtgggccacaaacaggcaaataacggcgcagtacaagaatggtgtgcagaatggcatctcggaacacacaactcgtcggtccttgtcacggatgggctattgcagcagacaaccacaccgggttccactcctatcagttaaaaacaagaagaagaggcTCCAGTGGgaacgcgatcaccaacactggacaactgaggagtggaaaaacatcacCTGGAAATCTCAGTTCCTGTTACATCatgcagagtcaggatttggcgtaagcagcttaagtccatggccccatcctgcctggtgtcaacagtacaggctggtggtgtaaTGGTATGGGGAATATATTCCTGGCACACATTAGGTCCCTTGACACCAATAGAGCAACGTgtccatgccccaaagaattcaggctgttctggaggaaacctggccgaCCCGGTACTAATTAATAAACTTGCCACTCAATGTATATCAATATAAGAGAAAGAGGTGAGCATTCCTCAGCTAACATCTAGCTAGTTAGACCTGTTTACAGTGAAGAAAGGGTCCCGAGGATCCCCATTGTTTTTTGTTGTATACTTGCCTGTGAAAGTGATTATCTAACTAACTCACAGTTTGAACAGGTTGTTGGTGAGTGGAGGAGGTCTTTTGTTATATTTTAGCTAAAATGGTGTTGCAGCTGGTAACGCACGTACATTATTATTTCTGTTACAATCATATCCATAGCCTACACATTTGTATGATAGCTAGCTAAATCTATCCAGCTGGGCTGTTGGATAgagctacaaagggaagcacaaccgagagctgcctagtgacacgagcctaccagacgagctgaataacttctatgctcacttcgaggcaagtaacactgaaacatacatGAGAGAATCAGCTtgtccggatgactgtgtgatcacgctctcagcagtcgatgtgagtaagacctttaaacaggtcaacattcacaaagttgcgggaccagacagattaccaggacctgTATTCTGAACATGGCGGACTAACAtggcagaccaccatagtccctgtgcccaagaacactaaagtaacctacctaaatgactaccgacccgtatcactcacgtctgtagccatgaaatgctttgaaagactggtcatggctcacatcaacaccaataTCCCAgacccagaaaccctagacccactccaatttgcgtaccgcaccaacagatccacagatgatgaaatctctattgcacttcacactgccctttcccacctggacaaaaataacatCTGTGTGAGAATgcaattcattgactacagctctgcgttcaacaccatagtgccctcatagctcatcactaagctaaggaccctgggactaaacaactccctctacaactggatcctggacttcctgacgtgccgcccccaggtggtaagggtagggaacaacacatccgctacgctgatcctcaacacaggggcctctcagggagtacaggaggggactgagcacgcacccctgagaggcacctgtgttgaggatcagcgtagcggatgtgttgttccctacccttaccacctgggggcggcacgtcaggaagtccaggatccagttcactcatgactgcacggccaggcacaactccaacaccatcattaagtttgctgatgacacaacagtggtaggcctaatcaccgacaatgattaaacagcctatagggaggaggtcagagacctgaccgtgtggtgtaaggacaacaacctctccctcaacgtgatcaagacaaaggagatgattgtggactacaggaaaaggaggaccgagcaccccCCCTTtgtcattgatggggctgtagtggagcaggttgagagcttcaagttccttggcgtccatatcaccaacaaaatAACATGGTCCAAGAACATCAAGACAATCGtggagagggcacgacaaaatctattccctcttaagagactgaaaagatttggcatgggtcctcagatcctcaaaaggttttacagctgcaccatcgagagcaccctGACAGATTGCATCAcagcctgatatggcaactgctcggcctccgaccacaaggcactacagaggatagtgcgtacggcccagtacatcaccagggccatgcttcctgccattcaggacctctgtaccaggcggtgtcagaggaaggccctaaaaattgtcaaagactacagcAACCCTAGTCAAGCGGTAccgcaagtctaggtccaagaggcttctaaacagcttctaacacatatggaatcatgtagtaaccataaaagtgttaagcaaatctaaatatattttatatttgagattcttcaaagtagccaccctttgccttgatgacagaggATGGAAGTTCAGTATGTATCTAGATGTAGAAGGCAAATGTTAACTACAGTAGCTAGCATTGCCCATGAATGGAAGAGAGGCttgcgagcaagcattttagccaggtagcctaggacaacaaaaaagaAAAGCGTGTACAATATGACAGGGTGATAGACCATTTCgtgaacaggaaagagaggaggatggcattggcgtttctctacaattAGGGTGAGTCAACTTGCTACCTGCAtgaacgcacacgcacacacaaacacacacgcacacagaaatcagaaccatggacagccacatcatatttagctttcCGTTGATTGGAATAAATTGTTTATAGTATCCTCAGTTGTCgttgtattagactaagcagaggtgatttgatgatgttgaaatgttgaagttgaaatggtgctggaatagtggaggcagctcctgttttcatTGCGACTTGCCATAACTCTGTGGTTCtcaatcaatagttgtttagacctgtctaaaataaataatggatttattgtgatggtgtatattcaacTGATAggcttttaaaatgtagatgttccaaaggcgcACATCAACATTTGTATGAGGCTTGTATGTGTGAAGGCCTGGAtatgctaaacatgtttatgttagtATGTTAGTTAGTCTTTTGCAATATAATAACCGGCTGACACAATTTCATGACTACCACAGCCCTACTCTGAGCTCGTTGACTATCTGGGTAAACAATGACTATCgcttttttttccccctttttttttctttttctactgtatgattgactgtatgtttgtttatctccatgtgtaactctgtgttgttgtatgtgtcgaactgctttgctttatcttggccaggtcgcagttgcaaatgagaacttgttctcaacaagcttacctggttaaataaaggtgaaattaaacaatttaaaaataaACTCAGTCACTGTGTTTCTCAAATACTTCACCATAACCCACCAGTGTTATTACTCCGTGAGGTAGACATTCATCATGCAGTCAATTCTCCAATCAGTCAGTGTTATGATTTATTATATGTTTCCTTAACTCAAGGTTTTTCCATTGAAGTAGTACATTCTTCACATTGTTATTGATATGTTAAGTCATTATGTTGTGTCTCTCTTTCAGACTCTCAAGACAGTGGCTGTCTGTGCTTCTGTTTCTGTTGGTTACTGATCTGAGTTCTCCTTCGAGAACATCCTGTCCCTTTGTGAGTTGAATGGATGTGGGCGGAtactactgtacagtacacacacactcacacacataacaCTCATTAGAAACACTCACATGTAGCCGACACACACAGCATGGAAAAAAAACACCCAGATTTTACAATACCAGGAAACACAATATATGCAGCTTGTATGTAAATgaatatacactgagtttacaaaacttTAAGAACTGCTCTTTCTGtggcagactgaccaggtgtaaACTACAATCCctgattgatgtcacttgttaaatacacttcaattagtgtagatgatGAGGAGAAGCAGGGGCGCAACATTCAACGAGGTTATGTCCCCCCACATACTGATATTGCATGTTTGTCTCCCCCAGTTTTATCAAAACAATGTGATACAAAAAGCGGcaatggtgtgctttaggaccatgcggacgcctagagcggtcgggtaggctgtttggagtgttgagAAGGCTGGATTTAGGACTGAGTGGACACCACAGAGCGGCTGATAGGCTGTGTGAAAGCAAAGCTTCTGGAAGTCTGGCTGGACCAGCAAGGGAGAGTTGAGCATATTTCAGTGTGTTGAGCTCTTTTACCGAGTTGTAAAAGTaagcagagcagaaactggctactctttagttgactgatgtagctggcaagATAATAGACCTCTTATGGATCGgctcctttttttcaattttcgcctaaaatgacaaacccaaatctaactgcctgtagctcaggcactgaAGCAAGGATAGGCAttttattggtaccatttgaaaggaaacacttttaagtttgtggaaatgtgaaaggaatgtaggagaatgtatatattttattattttatttatccgttattttatcTGGTaatttgactgagaacacattctcatttacaacaacgacctggggaatagttacaggggagaggagggggatgaaagaGCTAATTGTAAACTGGAGATtcttaggtgaccgtgatggtttgagggccatattgggaatttagccaggacaccggggttaacacccctactcttacgataagtgccatgggatccttaatgacctcagagagtcaggacacccgtttaatgtcccatccgaaagatggcaccctacacagggcagtgtagGGTGTCAGGTATTGAGATATATTTTTAgatcagaggaaagagtgcctcctactggccctccaacaccacttccagcagcatctggtctcccatctagggactgaccaggaccaacataacacattagatctggtaaaagataatacaaaggggaaaaaactatgtttttttgtattttcattGTACCATCAACATCTTTGAAATGCATGGCCATAATGATTTTTATCTGTATTTAACcatagttaagaacaaattcttattttcaatgacggcctaggaactgcctgttcaggggcagaacgacagagttgtcagctcaggggtttgaacttgcaaccttccggttactagtccaacactctaa
Encoded here:
- the LOC139407818 gene encoding DBH-like monooxygenase protein 2 homolog — its product is MIPLLLSLLLAWPPGTGAQQDPLMPFMENLDADRNVILKWGFSEVQGTIMFQLTVKTTGWLGFGFSPNGGMAASDIVMGGVGPNGTYFMDYYATGNSFPLVDKKQSYTLLSLTEADGQTTMTFRRPIQSCDEEDFHIPDSPVKLIYAYGTSDDIRYHANRRGTKEVNLLKFMPRSSPPDSNYLDFVVENVTVPAERTYYHCKVMKVPKLNGKNHIYRIEPVIEHLDLVHHMLLYGCPSSVNQTYEKKCYTEGSGEDCIRVVSAWGVGGGLPGELPEIAGIPIGGQNNDEFYRLEIHYNNLAQEAGRRDSSGLRLYYTAQLRQHDVGIMTTGLMVAIGWGYAIPPNATAFHSYGLCNTSHFSDIMPDPVPDLSVFSVALHTHLAGRKVQAGHIRNGEQIDFLGLDENFNFEMQQATNLGNIKTIKPGDEIVVECTYNTTNRKGITQLGLATTDEMCLAFVFYYPAIPVTSCCSHPDMHAYMAMMGKTVDQNIEEMLKTAAWDQSSTAVHEATMKRVPQIGFIIDVNKNYSMYEGDIRNMTATLSVSCRSDPSSQAGPLAPFNNNMSPRGSGSWVVTSAAGSVFLMLWTTML